A stretch of the Cheilinus undulatus linkage group 11, ASM1832078v1, whole genome shotgun sequence genome encodes the following:
- the zgc:171775 gene encoding STKc_p38 domain-containing protein: MEGPPVRAGFQRLEVQKTTWDIPERYTALRPIGSGAYGTVCSAIDQKTKEKVAIKKLYRPFQSLIHTKRAYRELRLLRHIQHENVICLLNVFTPDSTLEKFQTFYMVMPFVAQDLGHIMKRRRLTDRIITYLFYQLLRGLKYIHSAGIIHRDLKPGNLAVNENCELKILDFGLARQTESEMTGYVVTRWYRAPEVIFNWMHYSQTVDVWSAACILAEMITGQVLFPGHDSIDQLKKILRLTGTPDFSLVQKMQSKDAQSYVLGLPPQKKKNFREVFPDMDRNAVDFLEGMLQLDPETRLTAKQGLAHPFLAEYYDPESEPDSPPYDDSFESLELDVGEWKSLIHMEIMTFDPDNPSQTAM; encoded by the exons ATGGAGGGCCCCCCCGTCAGAGCGGGATTCCAGCGGCTGGAGGTGCAGAAAACGACGTGGGACATCCCGGAGAGATACACGGCGCTGAGGCCCATAGGCTCCGGAGCTTACGGGACTGTGTG CTCTGCCATCGACCAGAAAACAAAGGAGAAGGTTGCCATCAAGAAGCTGTACCGACCTTTCCAATCACTCATCCACACCAAACGTGCCTACAGGGAGCTCAGACTGCTACGACATATCCAGCATGAAAAT GTGATCTGCCTCCTGAACGTCTTCACGCCAGACTCCACACTGGAAAAATTCCAAACCTT tTACATGGTGATGCCGTTTGTAGCTCAGGATCTGGGCCACAtcatgaagaggaggaggttaACTGATCGCATTATCACATACCTGTTCTACCAGCTGCTCAGGGGGCTCAAG tATATTCATTCTGCAGGAATTATCCATCGG GATCTGAAGCCTGGTAACCTTGCTGTAAATGAGAACTGTGAATTAAAG ATCCTGGATTTTGGCCTGGCCAGACAAACAGAGAGTGAAATGACGGGTTATGTGGTGACACGCTGGTACAGAGCACCTGAGGTCATTTTTAACTGGATGCACTACAGTCAGACCG TGGATGTGTGGTCGGCCGCCTGTATCCTGGCTGAGATGATCACTGGACAGGTGCTTTTCCCCGGACATGACA GTATTGATCAGCTAAAGAAAATCCTCCGCCTCACAGGAACCCCAGACTTCTCTTTGGTTCAGAAGATGCAGAGCAAAGAT GCACAGTCATACGTGCTAGGTCTTCccccacagaagaagaaaaacttcAGGGAAGTCTTTCCAGACATGGACAGAAACG CCGTGGACTTTCTGGAGGGGATGTTACAGTTGGATCCAGAGACGAGGCTGACAGCCAAGCAGGGGCTGGCACACCCGTTCCTGGCTGAGTATTATGACCCCGAGAGCGAGCCGGACTCGCCGCCGTACGACGACTCTTTTGAGAGCCTGGAGCTTGATGTTGGAGAGTGGAAGA GTCTCATCCACATGGAGATCATGACCTTCGATCCTGACAACCCCAGTCAGACAGCCATGTAG